Proteins co-encoded in one Opitutus terrae PB90-1 genomic window:
- a CDS encoding NHL repeat-containing protein, giving the protein MKLPLASLCSTVLVTLLASVAPAQDSGYAFSLLAGRPFFGGLDGQGRAAGFTTPSSAAVDQAGNLFVADTTNHTIRKITPSGTVSTFAGMGGQPGSVDGTGNAARFLSPHGVALDEAGNLYVADSGNNTIRKITPTGVVSTLAGQAGAAGSADGDGSAARFNHPTGVTAYPDGTLFVADTQNHVIRTITPAGRVSTFAGKTGIRGNTNGTVDTALFALPRNIAVFRGNLYVTEQESAAIRWITPTGVVLTLAGDPDLVGSADGTGGDARFSSPAGLAVDRDGNIFVADSLNNTIRRVTPLNGPAPLGVVTTVAGQAGVTGSADGVGSQARFNLPYGIAVDAAGNIFVADLGNTTIRKIAPSGAVTTLAGEASVGTADGPGPMARFNYPNGVAVDLAGNTYVADTFNATIRKITPAGVVSTLAGAAGQIGSADGTGSAARFEFPLGIAVDRAGNVYTTANSATVRKITPAGVVTTIAGVSGNFGSADGPGLAARFAFPNGLAVATDGTLYVADEENSTIRQITPDGMVSTLAGSPAQRGGIDGTGTAARFVQPAGLTIDAAGNLYVSDRGDFTVRKITPAGEVTTVAGQHGIAGGADGTGSAAQFAYAGGIAIDRRGTLYVADSNNRIRQITPAGLVTTIVADTTVFDPASGSADFPLTYLARNIATDLAGNLYVTDGGNNTIRKAVSTTRLVNLSVRTRVGTGEQTPIVGFFLGGPKRLLVRGIGPTLATMGVTTATADPQLRLFDFNGAPLQDNDDWGGSAQVSQVFAEVGAFSLAAGSKDAALLASLTPGLYTAHLTAAGAGGGVTLLEAYDADASASGHLTNLSARTFAGVGDDTLIVGFVLSGHAPKTVLIRAAGPSLVRLGLGASSVLADPKLTLYHGATVIDENDDWGGTMELKASSQAVGAFEFDSAASKDAAVLTTLPPGVYTVHVSGANAGTGVALVELYDVP; this is encoded by the coding sequence ATGAAACTGCCCTTAGCCTCGCTATGCTCGACCGTGCTGGTCACCCTCCTCGCTTCCGTCGCGCCGGCACAGGACTCCGGCTATGCGTTCAGCCTGCTCGCTGGGCGCCCGTTTTTTGGCGGTCTCGACGGCCAGGGCCGTGCGGCGGGATTCACCACACCGAGCAGCGCGGCGGTCGACCAGGCCGGCAACCTTTTCGTCGCCGACACCACGAATCACACCATCCGCAAGATCACGCCATCGGGTACGGTAAGCACGTTCGCCGGCATGGGTGGACAGCCGGGCAGCGTCGACGGCACCGGCAATGCAGCCCGCTTCCTGTCTCCCCATGGCGTGGCGCTGGACGAGGCCGGCAATCTCTACGTCGCGGACTCGGGCAACAATACGATCCGCAAGATCACGCCCACCGGCGTGGTCAGCACGCTCGCCGGACAAGCGGGCGCGGCGGGCAGCGCGGACGGTGACGGGTCAGCCGCGCGGTTCAATCATCCGACCGGCGTGACAGCGTATCCCGACGGCACGCTGTTCGTGGCGGACACGCAGAACCACGTCATTCGCACGATCACGCCCGCCGGCCGTGTCAGCACGTTTGCCGGCAAGACCGGAATCCGCGGCAACACGAATGGGACGGTGGATACCGCGCTGTTCGCTCTGCCGCGGAACATCGCGGTCTTCCGGGGCAACCTCTACGTGACGGAGCAGGAATCCGCAGCGATCCGCTGGATCACTCCGACGGGGGTTGTCCTCACGCTCGCGGGCGATCCCGACCTCGTGGGCTCGGCTGACGGCACCGGCGGCGACGCCCGCTTCTCGAGTCCCGCCGGGCTGGCCGTGGATCGGGATGGCAACATCTTCGTGGCCGACAGCCTCAACAACACGATCCGCCGGGTCACGCCGCTCAATGGGCCGGCACCTCTCGGCGTCGTGACCACGGTGGCCGGCCAAGCGGGTGTCACCGGTTCGGCGGATGGCGTCGGCAGCCAGGCGCGGTTCAACCTGCCCTACGGCATCGCGGTGGACGCCGCCGGCAACATCTTCGTCGCCGATTTGGGCAACACCACGATTCGGAAAATCGCTCCGTCGGGTGCCGTCACTACCCTGGCCGGCGAAGCCAGCGTCGGCACCGCCGATGGTCCCGGCCCGATGGCGCGCTTCAATTACCCGAATGGAGTGGCGGTGGATCTGGCCGGCAACACCTACGTCGCGGACACGTTCAACGCCACGATCCGCAAGATCACGCCGGCTGGCGTGGTGAGCACCCTCGCCGGCGCCGCCGGACAAATCGGCAGCGCCGACGGGACGGGCAGCGCGGCACGCTTCGAATTCCCGCTGGGAATTGCCGTCGACCGCGCCGGCAACGTCTACACGACCGCCAACTCCGCTACCGTTCGAAAGATCACCCCCGCCGGCGTGGTGACGACGATCGCCGGCGTATCCGGAAACTTCGGCAGCGCCGACGGACCCGGCCTCGCGGCTCGTTTCGCGTTTCCCAATGGTCTCGCGGTCGCCACGGACGGCACGCTGTATGTGGCCGACGAGGAAAACTCGACGATCCGCCAGATCACGCCGGATGGCATGGTCAGCACGCTCGCAGGTTCGCCCGCGCAGCGAGGCGGCATCGATGGGACGGGGACCGCGGCGAGGTTTGTTCAACCGGCCGGATTGACGATCGACGCCGCAGGAAATCTTTATGTGTCCGATCGCGGTGACTTCACCGTGCGCAAAATCACACCCGCGGGCGAGGTGACCACAGTGGCCGGCCAACACGGGATCGCCGGCGGCGCGGACGGCACCGGCAGCGCGGCCCAGTTTGCTTATGCCGGCGGCATCGCGATCGACCGGCGGGGCACGCTCTACGTGGCGGACTCGAATAACCGGATTCGTCAAATCACCCCCGCTGGGCTGGTGACCACGATCGTCGCCGACACGACGGTTTTCGATCCCGCCAGCGGCAGCGCCGATTTTCCCCTGACCTATCTCGCGCGCAACATCGCGACCGACCTCGCGGGAAATCTCTACGTGACCGACGGCGGGAACAACACGATCCGCAAGGCCGTGTCGACGACCCGGCTGGTGAACCTCTCGGTGCGCACACGCGTCGGCACCGGCGAGCAGACGCCGATCGTGGGCTTCTTTCTCGGCGGGCCCAAGCGGTTGCTCGTTCGCGGCATCGGTCCGACGCTGGCGACGATGGGGGTGACGACGGCGACGGCCGATCCGCAGTTGCGGCTGTTCGATTTCAACGGCGCGCCGCTTCAGGACAACGACGATTGGGGCGGCTCAGCCCAGGTGAGTCAGGTGTTTGCCGAGGTCGGCGCGTTTTCGCTCGCAGCGGGATCCAAGGACGCCGCGCTGCTGGCGTCGCTCACGCCCGGACTCTATACGGCGCACCTGACCGCCGCAGGTGCCGGCGGCGGTGTCACCTTGCTCGAGGCCTACGATGCCGACGCGAGCGCCTCGGGACATCTGACCAACCTGTCGGCCCGCACGTTCGCGGGCGTCGGCGACGATACGCTGATCGTCGGATTTGTCCTGTCCGGGCATGCTCCGAAGACGGTGTTGATCCGGGCTGCGGGTCCGTCGCTGGTGCGTTTGGGCCTCGGCGCCTCGAGCGTGCTGGCGGATCCGAAGCTCACGCTCTATCACGGCGCCACCGTCATCGACGAAAACGACGATTGGGGAGGCACGATGGAGTTGAAAGCTTCGAGTCAGGCGGTGGGCGCGTTCGAGTTCGATTCCGCGGCGAGCAAGGATGCCGCCGTGCTGACGACGCTGCCGCCCGGCGTGTACACGGTCCACGTCAGCGGGGCCAACGCCGGCACCGGCGTCGCGCTCGTCGAACTCTACGACGTGCCGTAG
- a CDS encoding DUF5069 domain-containing protein: MPAVADLRSPYVKVGRLVYFGRMLDKIRLHAAGRLPAAYVANLGETKPIFFDARCCVFLGLSYASIRDRTLAGGTDEEILAWAEEQGKCHTDAECVVWNRFMVKLGWRDDRSAMLRVRVEEFGLQGRPIETVFDLIDYDEGRDPVRDRAWESV, from the coding sequence ATGCCTGCCGTTGCCGATCTCCGCAGCCCTTACGTGAAAGTCGGCCGACTCGTCTATTTCGGCCGGATGCTCGACAAGATCCGCTTGCATGCCGCCGGCCGGCTGCCGGCCGCGTATGTCGCCAATCTCGGCGAAACCAAGCCCATCTTCTTCGACGCCCGCTGCTGCGTGTTTCTCGGTTTGTCATATGCGAGCATTCGCGACCGAACGCTCGCTGGCGGCACCGACGAGGAAATCCTCGCCTGGGCCGAGGAGCAGGGGAAATGCCATACCGACGCCGAATGCGTGGTCTGGAATCGTTTCATGGTGAAACTCGGCTGGCGCGACGATCGCTCGGCGATGTTGCGCGTGCGCGTGGAGGAGTTCGGACTGCAGGGCCGCCCGATCGAAACCGTTTTTGATTTGATCGACTACGACGAAGGCCGCGATCCGGTCCGCGATCGCGCCTGGGAATCCGTGTAG
- a CDS encoding DUF1573 domain-containing protein, translating into MAALLLPLAAHAALVWDTREVQLAANSNAREIVAQYRFTNAGASPVAIVDVVTSCDCTTVELTKRVYAPGETGTLMAKLALGSVARSQEETIAVVTDGAPAEPVVLHLRAEIQPLVTLSSPLLIWPTGAEPQPQEVLVQATGALAIRSLAITGTHPRDAVTARIEPEIEGAKHRVWVRPLSTARPQNFAVSCRVTFLDGTTQEVVVRGRTAPAAARRESAAARGQ; encoded by the coding sequence TTGGCGGCGCTGCTTCTGCCACTGGCCGCCCACGCCGCGCTCGTTTGGGACACGCGCGAGGTGCAGCTCGCAGCCAACTCGAACGCGCGCGAGATCGTCGCTCAGTACCGCTTCACGAATGCGGGCGCTTCCCCCGTCGCGATCGTCGACGTCGTCACGAGCTGCGACTGCACCACGGTGGAACTGACCAAGCGCGTTTACGCGCCCGGTGAAACAGGCACGCTGATGGCGAAGCTCGCGCTCGGCAGCGTTGCCCGTTCGCAGGAGGAAACGATCGCCGTGGTCACCGACGGCGCGCCGGCCGAACCCGTCGTGTTGCACTTGCGGGCGGAAATTCAGCCGCTCGTGACGCTCTCCTCGCCGCTGCTGATCTGGCCCACGGGAGCGGAGCCGCAACCGCAGGAGGTGCTCGTGCAGGCGACAGGCGCGCTCGCGATCCGCTCGCTTGCGATCACCGGAACGCATCCCAGAGACGCCGTCACGGCGCGCATCGAACCCGAGATCGAGGGCGCGAAGCATCGTGTGTGGGTGCGCCCGCTCTCGACCGCGCGGCCGCAGAATTTCGCAGTCTCGTGCCGCGTCACCTTCCTGGACGGCACGACGCAAGAGGTGGTCGTCCGTGGCCGAACCGCCCCGGCCGCGGCAAGGAGGGAGTCCGCCGCTGCGCGCGGCCAATAA
- a CDS encoding arsenate reductase family protein codes for MPEPLVVYTYANCSTCRDAVKWLRAHAIAFEEKPIYETPPSVPELRRMLARQSGELRRLFNTSGLSYKALDLKTKLPQLSEAQALELLASNGRLVKRPFVLGDKVGLVGFKPEAWAAALARA; via the coding sequence ATGCCGGAGCCGCTGGTTGTCTACACCTACGCCAATTGCAGCACGTGTCGCGATGCCGTGAAGTGGTTGCGCGCGCACGCGATCGCGTTCGAGGAGAAACCGATCTACGAAACGCCGCCGAGCGTACCCGAGCTGCGCCGGATGCTCGCGCGGCAATCCGGCGAACTGCGCCGGCTGTTCAACACGTCCGGCCTCAGCTACAAGGCGCTCGATCTCAAAACCAAGCTGCCGCAGCTGTCCGAAGCGCAGGCGCTGGAACTGCTCGCCAGCAACGGCCGGCTGGTGAAGCGGCCGTTCGTGCTCGGCGACAAGGTGGGCCTCGTGGGCTTCAAGCCTGAGGCGTGGGCCGCGGCGCTGGCGCGCGCGTAG
- a CDS encoding VOC family protein, producing MTTMKTNALNWFEIHVADFDRAKRFYETILDERLESFDTPEAKMGVFQCDTENGVGGAIVAKKGSAPGGSGGTLVYLNADGKLDAVLGRVGTAGGKVTQGRTPIPPHGFIGFIQDTEGNRVGLHSTI from the coding sequence ATGACCACGATGAAAACGAATGCCTTGAACTGGTTCGAAATCCACGTCGCCGACTTCGATCGCGCGAAGCGTTTTTATGAGACGATTCTCGACGAGCGGCTCGAGTCGTTCGACACGCCGGAGGCGAAGATGGGCGTCTTTCAGTGCGACACGGAAAACGGCGTCGGCGGCGCCATCGTCGCGAAGAAGGGCTCCGCGCCCGGCGGCAGCGGTGGCACGCTCGTGTATTTGAATGCAGATGGAAAACTCGATGCGGTGCTCGGCCGCGTGGGAACGGCTGGCGGCAAGGTCACCCAGGGGCGCACACCCATCCCGCCGCACGGGTTCATCGGCTTCATTCAGGATACCGAGGGCAACCGCGTCGGGCTGCACAGCACGATCTGA
- a CDS encoding alpha/beta hydrolase, with amino-acid sequence MSPSLLPGVSLISLALAAPSRCRWFAALLSLGAGLAAHAQRPAEAAAQSIFAAVSADARSQHEASAIRLWPDQAPESRGTAPEDVPLLYPVLPARSALEPPRPVMLVLPGGGYTYHSASEAFPIAERFRADGFAAFVLQYRLRPYDPAVSLLDALRAVRVLRSRSAELNLDPQRIAVIGFSAGGHLAANLSTHGDDGQPEAADPVERPGSRVQAAILFYPAILHAPADQLAPGTTDLPSLLQLEGVQQFVDARTPPTFMIVGYDDTRAPYAHCLAYAARLHRAGVRFELHVLGGGDHGRSVRDGRRAEWEPMLRHWLTTVAVSTR; translated from the coding sequence ATGAGTCCTTCGCTCCTGCCCGGCGTGTCGTTGATATCGCTCGCTTTGGCCGCTCCCAGCCGCTGTCGGTGGTTCGCCGCGCTGCTGAGTTTGGGCGCCGGCCTGGCGGCTCACGCCCAGCGGCCCGCCGAAGCGGCGGCTCAATCCATTTTCGCCGCCGTCTCCGCCGACGCCCGCAGTCAGCATGAAGCGAGTGCGATCCGGCTTTGGCCCGACCAGGCCCCGGAATCCCGTGGAACCGCGCCGGAAGATGTGCCGCTGCTGTATCCGGTTCTTCCCGCCAGAAGCGCCTTAGAGCCACCACGTCCGGTGATGCTCGTGCTGCCCGGCGGCGGCTACACTTATCACTCCGCGTCCGAGGCCTTCCCGATCGCGGAGCGGTTTCGCGCTGACGGCTTCGCCGCGTTCGTGCTCCAATACCGGCTGCGGCCCTACGACCCGGCGGTCTCGCTGCTCGACGCCCTGCGCGCCGTGCGCGTCCTCCGCTCACGCAGCGCTGAACTGAACCTGGATCCCCAGCGCATCGCCGTGATCGGGTTTTCCGCCGGCGGACACCTCGCGGCGAATCTGTCCACCCACGGAGACGACGGTCAACCCGAGGCCGCCGATCCTGTGGAGCGCCCCGGCAGTCGCGTGCAGGCGGCGATTCTATTTTATCCGGCGATTCTGCACGCGCCGGCTGATCAGCTGGCGCCGGGCACGACCGATCTCCCGTCGCTGCTGCAGCTCGAGGGCGTGCAACAGTTCGTCGACGCGCGCACTCCGCCCACGTTCATGATCGTCGGCTACGACGACACCCGCGCGCCGTATGCCCACTGCCTCGCCTATGCGGCGCGGCTGCACCGCGCGGGAGTGCGGTTCGAATTGCATGTGCTCGGTGGCGGCGATCACGGGCGCAGCGTACGCGACGGCCGCCGCGCCGAATGGGAGCCGATGCTCCGACATTGGCTGACTACCGTCGCCGTGTCGACCCGGTGA
- a CDS encoding family 20 glycosylhydrolase, with translation MPGRGARCKPGVSLRPRYRSVRRTDYTIPEACRYGYEFIATIAAEVARQFPGPYFHFGGDEVSTGQWARLPQVPAFMRAERLQTPAELQRYFYARVAKIIQQAGKRPMAWDETAEVGVDPAATIQWWRKAKPDVRDQALANGIELVLSPVDQVYLDYAAGPGEPGSPWEGNDNGPTSLGKILSWEPVPADLPERGLNQIAGIEAALWTQFIRTEGFLEFILYPRLLAIAEVGWRPRGERDPAEFERRLAPHLERLRAAGVNVRTRSDGPMRSARRSSRAGVSS, from the coding sequence TTGCCGGGGCGCGGCGCACGCTGCAAGCCGGGTGTCTCGCTGAGACCGCGGTATCGCTCCGTTCGTCGTACGGACTACACAATCCCGGAAGCCTGCCGCTACGGGTATGAATTCATCGCCACGATCGCGGCGGAAGTCGCGCGGCAATTCCCCGGACCGTATTTCCATTTTGGCGGCGACGAGGTCAGCACCGGGCAGTGGGCCCGGCTCCCGCAAGTCCCGGCCTTCATGCGCGCCGAGCGGCTGCAGACTCCGGCCGAGTTGCAGCGGTATTTCTACGCGCGCGTGGCGAAAATCATCCAGCAGGCAGGCAAGCGTCCGATGGCTTGGGATGAAACCGCGGAAGTTGGCGTCGATCCTGCCGCAACCATCCAATGGTGGCGCAAGGCGAAGCCGGACGTCCGCGACCAGGCGCTCGCGAATGGCATCGAATTGGTGTTGTCGCCGGTCGATCAGGTCTATCTCGATTACGCGGCCGGTCCCGGCGAGCCGGGTTCTCCATGGGAGGGCAATGACAACGGACCGACGTCACTCGGAAAGATTCTGAGCTGGGAGCCGGTGCCGGCTGACTTGCCGGAAAGGGGGTTGAATCAGATCGCCGGCATCGAGGCGGCGCTGTGGACGCAGTTCATCCGCACGGAAGGTTTTCTGGAGTTCATACTCTATCCGCGACTCCTCGCGATTGCCGAAGTCGGTTGGCGGCCGCGCGGCGAGCGCGATCCGGCGGAGTTCGAACGACGACTCGCCCCGCATCTCGAACGGCTGCGCGCCGCCGGCGTGAATGTCCGCACGCGCTCGGACGGGCCGATGCGAAGCGCTCGCCGGAGCAGCCGTGCGGGTGTAAGCAGCTAA
- a CDS encoding MmcQ/YjbR family DNA-binding protein, giving the protein MHLRALRQFALSLPRARVSEQWGGLAFKVEEKVFLFVSLDGEIIEAVVFKCTPDEFAELTDIDGITQAPYFAKRHWVRVADLLALPATSLQQRIRRSYDLVVAKLPKKVQASIRSAADHG; this is encoded by the coding sequence ATGCACCTCCGCGCCCTTCGTCAGTTCGCGCTGTCGTTGCCACGGGCCCGTGTTTCCGAACAGTGGGGTGGGTTGGCGTTCAAGGTCGAGGAGAAGGTGTTTCTCTTCGTGTCGCTGGACGGGGAAATCATCGAGGCGGTCGTCTTCAAGTGTACGCCGGACGAGTTCGCGGAGCTGACCGACATCGATGGGATCACGCAGGCGCCGTATTTCGCGAAACGACATTGGGTGCGCGTGGCGGATCTGCTGGCGCTGCCGGCGACGAGTCTGCAGCAGCGCATCCGCCGCAGCTACGACCTCGTGGTCGCGAAGCTCCCGAAGAAAGTGCAGGCGTCGATCAGGTCCGCGGCGGATCACGGGTGA
- a CDS encoding DUF4932 domain-containing protein, whose amino-acid sequence MKSSTWSLAGVVLAGFILATSSVAAESNDASARAVTNDPVERSEAGITVAIDPRVELVAVTQHLSGYAERSQRFKGRINDFDHPYLNALRQHFAGFKEHEAIKRLAALRVGGSDPMGIAVQLSDPNDVALQGALDREIVGSEPAEVDAYVAALRTFARDAAFMDFYTANAASRAAMVEDFKQSIDLHAIATETGRYCGAQPARYTIILAPLLGRTSFGPNVTTPDGTKVFYAILPASGVADGHLVFGNRNHLDEYLWHEFGHSFVNPLVDEHWRDLEKLSGLMNKIQPSRSLNYGREWKIWVSEHVVRAIAARIVRQQKGETAYAEQVARDQGRGFAYLGELCRSLETYEQNRDKFPSLSSYFPEIVAVFERLNETAAKPQAS is encoded by the coding sequence ATGAAATCTTCCACGTGGTCCCTCGCTGGCGTTGTGCTGGCTGGTTTTATCCTGGCGACCAGCAGTGTCGCCGCTGAATCGAATGATGCGTCCGCGCGCGCCGTGACGAACGATCCCGTTGAACGCAGCGAGGCCGGCATCACGGTGGCGATCGATCCGCGCGTGGAACTGGTCGCCGTCACGCAACACCTCAGCGGCTACGCGGAGCGCTCGCAGCGGTTCAAGGGGCGGATCAACGATTTTGATCATCCGTATCTGAACGCGCTGCGGCAGCACTTTGCCGGCTTCAAGGAGCACGAGGCGATCAAGCGGCTCGCGGCCTTGCGCGTGGGCGGCAGCGATCCGATGGGCATCGCCGTGCAATTGTCCGATCCGAACGACGTGGCGTTGCAGGGCGCGCTCGACCGCGAGATCGTCGGCTCGGAACCCGCTGAGGTCGACGCCTACGTCGCCGCCCTACGCACCTTCGCGCGCGACGCGGCCTTCATGGACTTCTACACGGCGAATGCCGCGAGCCGCGCGGCGATGGTCGAAGACTTCAAGCAATCGATCGACCTGCACGCCATCGCGACGGAAACCGGGCGCTACTGCGGTGCCCAGCCGGCGCGCTACACGATCATCCTGGCGCCGCTGCTCGGCCGCACGTCGTTCGGGCCCAACGTCACGACGCCCGACGGCACGAAGGTTTTCTACGCCATTTTGCCGGCCAGCGGCGTTGCCGACGGACATCTGGTGTTCGGCAACCGCAACCATCTCGACGAGTATCTTTGGCATGAGTTTGGGCACTCGTTCGTGAATCCGCTCGTCGACGAACATTGGCGTGACCTGGAAAAACTCTCCGGGCTGATGAACAAGATCCAGCCGAGCCGCTCGCTGAACTACGGCCGCGAATGGAAGATCTGGGTGAGTGAGCACGTCGTGCGCGCCATCGCGGCGCGGATCGTGCGGCAGCAAAAAGGTGAGACGGCTTACGCTGAGCAAGTGGCGAGGGATCAGGGCCGCGGGTTCGCGTATCTCGGCGAGCTGTGCCGCTCGCTCGAGACCTACGAGCAGAACCGCGACAAGTTCCCGAGCCTCAGCAGCTATTTTCCTGAAATTGTCGCGGTGTTCGAACGGCTCAACGAAACCGCGGCGAAGCCTCAGGCGAGCTAG
- a CDS encoding CRTAC1 family protein, with product MPPRRSRLSPRQRKLWLSSIVIVLGTLVLGALVYWWEWARNTDRADARGSVSAAFVQSALAESTPVRFTNVTAASGITFRHGAPARHRALPEDNGSGLAWGDFDGDGQLDLYLVNHPGIVPTPGWTSPGNRLFRNLGNGTFADVTDRAGVADREGFGMGATFVDYDADGDLDLYITNRGSNRLFQNQGDGTFVDVAARAGVDDPLWGTGTAWGDFDRDGHIDFYLCNYVAYDSAGREPPASAATGGADYEAPYTLNPNSYDPQPNRLFRNRGDGTFEDVTARAGVADPDGRSLAASFVDLDGDGWLDLYVNNDVSPNRLFRNTGGDFGSDHPVAFLDLSTVTGTADPRGSMGLSIAELGDLDGHADGLPDLFITHWVAQENALYQSFPTPAGVVEYRDKSRPYQLGEISIDRVGWGCAFADLDLDGQVDIAVADGSTLERNADPLLLKPEPLFLFMNDGRGFRDVAALAGDATARSYNARGLAAADFDGDGDIDLAVSTNQGEVLLLRNDTPTQNRSLTVQLKGPAAACFGAKIEVRAAGRTQIRWWGADVSYLSQHGADVIFGLGSATDAEFVRVRWADGRSSIARDVPAGRAQLEHAASSSP from the coding sequence ATGCCGCCGCGCCGTTCTCGCCTCTCGCCGCGCCAGCGGAAGCTGTGGCTTTCCTCGATCGTGATCGTGCTCGGCACCCTGGTGCTCGGCGCGCTCGTGTATTGGTGGGAGTGGGCGCGCAACACCGATCGAGCCGACGCGCGCGGCAGTGTTTCCGCGGCCTTCGTGCAGTCGGCCCTCGCGGAGAGCACGCCGGTCCGGTTCACCAACGTTACCGCGGCGAGCGGAATCACCTTCCGCCACGGCGCGCCTGCGCGACACCGCGCGCTGCCCGAAGACAACGGTTCCGGACTCGCGTGGGGCGACTTCGACGGCGACGGCCAGCTGGACCTCTACCTCGTCAACCACCCGGGGATCGTGCCAACGCCAGGCTGGACCTCCCCCGGCAACCGGCTCTTTCGCAATCTCGGCAACGGCACGTTCGCCGACGTCACTGACCGCGCGGGGGTCGCGGATCGCGAAGGATTCGGGATGGGCGCCACGTTCGTCGACTACGACGCCGACGGTGATCTCGATCTCTACATCACGAACCGCGGATCAAATCGGCTGTTTCAAAACCAGGGCGACGGAACCTTCGTCGACGTCGCCGCGCGCGCCGGCGTCGACGATCCGCTCTGGGGCACGGGCACGGCGTGGGGCGACTTCGATCGCGACGGGCACATCGACTTTTATCTGTGCAACTACGTGGCCTACGATTCGGCCGGCCGCGAACCGCCGGCGTCGGCGGCGACCGGCGGTGCCGACTACGAGGCGCCCTACACGCTTAATCCAAACTCCTACGACCCGCAGCCAAACCGGCTGTTTCGAAACCGCGGTGACGGCACGTTCGAGGACGTCACCGCCCGCGCCGGCGTGGCCGATCCCGACGGGCGGAGCCTCGCGGCGAGTTTCGTCGATCTCGATGGTGACGGCTGGCTCGACCTCTACGTCAACAACGACGTTTCGCCGAACCGGCTGTTCCGGAACACCGGTGGCGATTTCGGCTCCGACCACCCCGTCGCCTTCCTCGACCTCTCGACCGTCACCGGCACCGCCGATCCGCGGGGGTCGATGGGCCTCTCCATCGCGGAGCTCGGCGACCTCGACGGCCACGCCGATGGCCTGCCCGACCTGTTCATCACGCATTGGGTCGCGCAGGAAAACGCGCTTTATCAAAGTTTCCCCACGCCGGCCGGCGTGGTCGAGTATCGCGACAAATCGCGGCCGTATCAGCTCGGCGAAATCTCGATCGACCGCGTCGGCTGGGGCTGCGCGTTCGCCGACTTGGATCTCGACGGCCAGGTGGACATCGCGGTCGCCGACGGCAGCACGCTCGAACGCAACGCCGATCCGCTGCTGCTCAAGCCCGAGCCGCTGTTTCTTTTCATGAACGACGGCCGCGGTTTTCGCGACGTGGCTGCGCTCGCCGGCGATGCGACGGCGCGATCCTACAACGCCCGCGGATTGGCGGCAGCGGATTTCGACGGTGACGGCGACATCGATCTCGCGGTCTCCACGAATCAGGGCGAGGTGCTTCTGCTCCGGAACGACACGCCGACGCAGAACCGGTCATTGACCGTTCAGTTGAAGGGGCCGGCCGCGGCGTGCTTTGGCGCAAAAATCGAAGTGCGCGCCGCCGGCCGCACGCAGATCCGTTGGTGGGGCGCTGATGTGTCCTACCTCAGCCAGCACGGCGCCGACGTGATCTTCGGACTCGGCTCCGCCACCGATGCCGAATTCGTCCGCGTGCGCTGGGCCGACGGCCGCAGTTCCATCGCCCGAGATGTCCCTGCCGGCCGCGCGCAGCTGGAGCACGCGGCCAGCTCGTCGCCGTAG